The following are encoded together in the Pedobacter steynii genome:
- a CDS encoding 4Fe-4S dicluster domain-containing protein has product MAIKITDECINCGACEPECPNNAIYDAGTAWRFSDGTNLNGIIDFGGKEIDSESAMEAVSDEVYYIVSDKCTECKGFHDEPQCAAVCPVDCCVDDEDIRETEEELLAKKAWLHQEN; this is encoded by the coding sequence ATGGCTATTAAAATAACAGACGAATGTATTAACTGTGGAGCATGTGAGCCTGAATGCCCCAATAATGCTATTTATGATGCAGGCACAGCCTGGAGATTCTCCGATGGTACCAATTTAAATGGTATTATTGATTTTGGAGGAAAAGAAATTGATTCAGAATCTGCTATGGAAGCAGTATCTGATGAAGTTTATTATATCGTTTCGGACAAATGTACGGAATGTAAAGGCTTTCATGACGAACCTCAATGCGCAGCAGTATGTCCGGTGGATTGTTGTGTTGATGATGAAGACATCCGCGAAACTGAAGAGGAGCTGTTAGCGAAAAAGGCCTGGTTACATCAGGAAAACTAG
- the dnaJ gene encoding molecular chaperone DnaJ — translation MSKRDYYDVLGVSKSSSAEEIKKAYRKLAIKFHPDKNPNDKTAEDKFKEAAEAYEILSNPEKKQRYDHYGHAGVGGASGNGGGYGGGGMNMEDIFSQFGDIFGGGGGSPFDSFFGGGGQQSRGGRRVAKGTNLRIKVKLTLEEIANGTEKKIKVNKQITCKTCDGSGAKDRNSVSTCQTCGGSGAVRRVTNTILGQMQTTSTCPTCNGSGSQITAKCTSCHGEGIVRGEETIAINIPAGVSDGMQLSMSGKGNAAPNGGIPGDLIILIEEVAHETLKREGNNVVYDLHVSIIDAALGYSAEVPTIDGKAKIKIEPGTQSGKLLRLKGKGLPEINSYHRGDQIIHINIWTPKALSSEERSMLEKLRESPNFKPQPGKNDKSFFEKMKEYFE, via the coding sequence ATGAGCAAAAGAGATTATTATGATGTGCTTGGTGTATCCAAGAGTTCATCCGCTGAAGAGATAAAAAAGGCTTATCGTAAACTGGCCATCAAGTTTCACCCGGATAAGAATCCTAACGACAAGACAGCTGAGGATAAGTTTAAGGAAGCAGCTGAAGCTTACGAGATTTTAAGTAATCCGGAGAAAAAGCAGCGTTATGACCATTATGGCCATGCGGGTGTAGGCGGCGCTTCAGGTAACGGTGGCGGATATGGCGGCGGCGGCATGAACATGGAAGATATCTTCAGCCAGTTTGGCGATATCTTTGGTGGTGGTGGCGGTAGTCCATTCGATAGCTTCTTTGGCGGCGGCGGTCAGCAATCTCGTGGTGGCAGACGTGTGGCAAAAGGCACAAACCTGCGCATCAAAGTAAAACTTACTCTGGAAGAAATTGCCAACGGTACAGAAAAGAAAATTAAAGTAAATAAACAGATCACTTGTAAAACCTGCGATGGATCAGGTGCGAAAGACCGTAACTCGGTAAGCACCTGTCAGACTTGCGGGGGAAGCGGTGCGGTGCGCAGGGTAACCAATACCATATTGGGCCAGATGCAAACCACCTCTACCTGCCCTACCTGTAACGGTAGCGGTTCGCAGATTACGGCTAAATGTACTTCCTGTCATGGTGAAGGTATCGTTCGCGGTGAAGAAACCATTGCCATTAACATCCCTGCGGGTGTAAGTGATGGCATGCAGCTGAGCATGAGCGGAAAAGGTAATGCTGCCCCTAATGGAGGAATTCCGGGAGATCTGATCATCCTGATTGAAGAGGTTGCTCACGAAACCCTGAAACGCGAAGGAAACAATGTAGTTTACGACCTGCATGTTTCAATCATCGATGCGGCCTTAGGTTATAGTGCCGAAGTACCTACTATCGACGGTAAAGCAAAAATCAAGATCGAACCAGGTACCCAAAGTGGCAAATTGTTGCGTTTAAAAGGTAAAGGTCTTCCTGAAATCAATTCTTATCACCGTGGTGATCAGATTATCCACATCAATATCTGGACACCTAAAGCGTTGAGCTCGGAAGAAAGAAGTATGCTGGAGAAATTGCGGGAATCTCCGAATTTTAAACCACAGCCAGGAAAGAATG
- a CDS encoding cell division ATP-binding protein FtsE codes for MAENAVINLKKVDVFQQKHLVLSNVNLNVDKGEFVFLIGQTGSGKSSLLKIIYGDLHIGNGDGQIAGFDLKNLALKDVPFLRRKLGIVFQDFQLLTDRTVEKNLEFVLKATGWKDAALIQERIKDVLEKVGLRSKIRKMPHELSGGEQQRVVIARALLNNPEIILADEPTGNLDPDTSEEIVMLLKQISQSGTAVLMATHDYHIIRTFPSRIIKCEGGIVHEDAQIV; via the coding sequence ATGGCAGAAAACGCAGTTATAAATTTAAAGAAGGTTGATGTATTCCAGCAGAAACACCTGGTCTTATCCAATGTAAACCTGAATGTAGATAAAGGGGAATTTGTTTTCCTGATTGGTCAGACGGGATCCGGTAAAAGTAGTTTACTTAAGATCATTTATGGAGACCTTCATATTGGAAATGGTGACGGACAGATTGCAGGTTTTGATTTAAAAAACCTTGCCCTGAAAGATGTTCCTTTTCTGCGCAGAAAGCTGGGCATCGTATTTCAGGATTTTCAATTGCTGACAGACAGAACGGTAGAAAAAAATCTGGAGTTTGTATTAAAAGCTACCGGATGGAAAGATGCTGCTTTAATCCAGGAACGCATTAAAGATGTATTGGAAAAAGTAGGGCTCAGGTCAAAAATCAGAAAAATGCCTCATGAGCTTTCAGGAGGAGAACAACAACGTGTAGTGATTGCCCGTGCCTTATTGAACAATCCGGAAATTATCCTTGCGGATGAACCTACAGGAAACCTGGATCCGGATACTTCCGAAGAAATTGTAATGCTATTGAAACAAATCAGTCAGAGTGGAACCGCTGTATTAATGGCTACACATGACTATCATATTATTCGCACCTTCCCATCCAGAATCATCAAGTGCGAAGGAGGAATTGTGCATGAGGATGCCCAAATCGTATAA
- a CDS encoding nucleotide exchange factor GrpE, translated as MFSKKKKNDIEDPIVENTADEQVTSEQAEESADAASTEEVQPEISVEEKLQQEVAALNDKYLRLFAEFDNYKRRTQKERVELLQTAGKDVIVSLLPVLDDFDRANKAMDAATDINPIREGIALVHHKLKSVLGQKGLKEMESINTPFDTDLHEAITKIPAPNEEMKGKVIDELEKGYTLNDKVIRFAKVVVGS; from the coding sequence ATGTTTAGCAAGAAGAAAAAAAACGACATCGAAGATCCTATTGTGGAAAATACTGCTGATGAGCAGGTAACCAGCGAGCAAGCCGAAGAAAGTGCAGATGCCGCTTCAACTGAAGAAGTTCAACCAGAAATCTCTGTTGAGGAAAAATTACAACAAGAAGTTGCTGCTTTAAATGATAAATATCTACGCTTATTTGCGGAGTTTGACAACTATAAACGTCGTACTCAGAAAGAACGTGTAGAGCTTTTACAAACTGCAGGTAAAGACGTGATTGTATCTTTGCTTCCGGTATTAGATGATTTTGACCGTGCCAATAAAGCCATGGATGCTGCAACGGACATCAACCCGATTCGCGAAGGCATTGCTTTGGTTCACCATAAATTAAAGAGCGTATTAGGACAGAAAGGCCTGAAAGAGATGGAGAGCATCAACACTCCTTTCGATACAGACCTTCATGAAGCGATAACAAAAATTCCTGCCCCGAATGAGGAAATGAAAGGAAAAGTTATAGACGAGTTAGAAAAAGGTTACACTTTAAACGACAAGGTAATACGCTTTGCCAAGGTTGTAGTAGGTAGTTAA
- a CDS encoding DUF5007 domain-containing protein, with translation MKMIRSVLMLIALISVAWFGCKKIPVGFIGESMYYKDSPFKIEQGNIKQVTSSLNLDGSTLPVNVKLLEVRVKGTNQRADDFYKEHEVYVYKQPIDPAVDTTIAMVNAKREKKMLPPFEFLPSGQFLFNAGTIFLPARAQYEFDIEVSNESGSRVYKNIGEIQLQDAELFRPYAIANSWFSDQTGLSGTVNSTPEMIITKVSNQGTNAIVKIVDKNGVPFNPKKGEIIKRGDRPTFESYAKFNPVVIGDESMTCNYEITPFPMKRISGYGDFLMYYRIPSTYATLDNFPAGQAPGSTFSINPRFGFQIKQEGTYLITIKLNGVTHK, from the coding sequence ATGAAGATGATAAGATCTGTTTTAATGCTGATCGCATTAATAAGTGTAGCCTGGTTTGGCTGTAAAAAGATTCCGGTAGGTTTTATAGGTGAATCTATGTATTATAAGGATAGTCCTTTCAAAATCGAGCAAGGGAACATCAAACAAGTAACGAGTTCGCTTAATCTGGATGGCTCCACGCTCCCTGTAAATGTAAAGCTGCTGGAAGTGAGAGTGAAAGGAACGAATCAACGTGCGGATGATTTTTATAAAGAGCATGAAGTGTATGTCTATAAACAGCCTATTGATCCAGCTGTCGATACTACGATAGCAATGGTCAACGCAAAACGGGAAAAGAAAATGCTGCCACCATTTGAATTTTTACCAAGCGGGCAGTTCCTTTTCAACGCCGGCACGATATTTCTACCGGCCAGAGCACAATACGAATTTGATATTGAGGTGAGTAATGAAAGCGGTTCCAGGGTATATAAGAATATTGGAGAAATCCAACTCCAGGATGCAGAGTTGTTTAGGCCATACGCCATTGCAAATAGCTGGTTTTCTGATCAGACTGGTTTGAGTGGAACTGTAAATTCGACTCCAGAGATGATCATTACAAAAGTGAGCAATCAGGGTACAAACGCTATCGTAAAAATTGTAGATAAAAACGGTGTTCCTTTCAATCCGAAGAAAGGGGAGATTATCAAAAGAGGGGATAGGCCCACTTTCGAATCTTATGCCAAGTTTAATCCAGTAGTAATTGGAGACGAATCGATGACCTGTAACTATGAAATTACCCCTTTCCCGATGAAAAGAATCAGCGGATACGGAGATTTTCTAATGTATTACCGTATTCCAAGCACCTATGCCACACTGGATAATTTTCCGGCAGGACAAGCTCCAGGTTCTACATTTAGCATCAATCCGAGGTTTGGATTTCAGATTAAACAGGAAGGTACTTATCTGATTACGATTAAACTAAATGGTGTGACGCATAAATAG
- a CDS encoding SusC/RagA family TonB-linked outer membrane protein has translation MNKFYKKLFMVSLLLFFAAFAFAQKKVTGTVTGADDGLPLPGVSVILKGSSKGASTDNQGKFSIDAPADGTLRFSYIGYDAKEISISGKSEITVKLNPSANALKDVVVIGFQEVSRKKSTAAVSTVKAKDLENLPSPSFDKLLQGRVAGLNVQSFSGEPGGRPTFVVRGNSSIGRAVNAARALSSPLFVIDGIPMSNDDLSSFGDLTGTNFIAGLNPNDIESIDVLKDAAAASIYGSRGANGVIVVKTKRGKAGKMDINVNVYGGVSRQGEMAEYITGAQERRFKLDYLNKYANHRDQGLYPQILTDSLNPAFNNANDWQGMFFQTGIIQNYDLSASGGVENINYRFSGNYYNEEGIIKGSGFKRYTMSGSMGVKLNEKLRTDLVFRLSRGDRSRSRGQAPWENPLPINAGTFPTSLLYISPSDRANFTGELETAKDKNINDDITASLSLDYDILKDLHFRTQGSLQSSKANRDIFRPSILDANDVFYVQSSRANYDNFNIDNLLTYSLKPGKDHNLSFLAGNTVNYTSREYTGVGGTGFGNNVITTVTGIDPKNYVKEDPNGNLITGSKTEASGMLSFFGRVNYDFKDRYLFSVSYRADASSRFGKNYRWAYFPAVSAGWVVSDEPFMKSTENWLSSLKVRGSYGVSGNLPGDYYAPFNSYLIGQGGYNGSGQVNTYNGVNAVTVNPNSITQDNLTWERSIQSNIGVDAEFFKGRLMITADAYNRGTSDIFFDLNLPVTSGYAKVKTNAVDIRNLGIDLNLSGRVFNTDSKFQWNPRLIMSFNKNQIVSLPDGNRDIMVTDNNTGTTFILTKGRPIYEFFLVKSQGVYSTKDQIPFDPRTGDLITYWNGSVTAQPGSYRWIDQNFDYDVWDHFDKVRVGNPNPRVTGGFSNTFTYKNFSLEVYTTFVLGREVYNTYISGLLDRYKQLGTFSQTGLLDLNKLPIWRQPGDNAKYADLNPYGNYYYQFNNFSSAYMENGNYAKIKYINLAYNFPAKVLERFKLKRLQVYTIIDNVYSFQKSTLPDVEAVNELGVYSGDSYPVPRKFTFGLQASF, from the coding sequence ATGAATAAGTTTTACAAAAAACTCTTTATGGTCTCCCTATTGCTGTTTTTTGCTGCATTTGCTTTTGCGCAAAAGAAAGTTACAGGGACCGTTACCGGTGCTGACGATGGGCTCCCTCTTCCTGGAGTATCTGTTATTTTGAAAGGAAGCAGTAAAGGTGCAAGTACTGATAATCAAGGTAAATTTAGTATTGACGCCCCGGCGGATGGAACACTCCGCTTCTCTTATATAGGGTATGATGCTAAAGAAATTTCTATCTCAGGGAAGTCTGAAATTACCGTGAAATTGAATCCATCTGCAAATGCATTAAAAGATGTGGTTGTAATTGGTTTTCAGGAGGTGTCACGGAAGAAATCAACCGCTGCAGTATCAACAGTTAAGGCCAAGGATCTAGAAAACCTGCCTTCTCCATCATTTGATAAATTATTGCAGGGTAGGGTAGCAGGATTGAACGTACAAAGTTTTTCCGGTGAACCGGGAGGCAGGCCGACTTTTGTGGTAAGGGGAAACTCTTCTATCGGAAGAGCCGTAAATGCGGCGAGAGCATTGAGCAGCCCTTTATTTGTGATTGATGGAATTCCAATGTCTAATGACGATCTGTCTTCTTTTGGGGATCTTACAGGAACGAATTTTATTGCCGGACTTAATCCCAATGATATTGAATCTATTGATGTGCTAAAGGATGCAGCCGCGGCCTCAATCTATGGTTCCAGAGGAGCAAATGGAGTGATCGTCGTGAAAACAAAACGTGGAAAGGCCGGAAAGATGGATATCAATGTAAATGTTTACGGGGGAGTTTCCAGACAAGGAGAAATGGCCGAGTATATTACTGGTGCACAGGAACGCAGGTTTAAATTAGACTATCTGAATAAATATGCTAATCACAGAGATCAGGGGCTTTATCCACAGATTTTAACAGACAGTCTAAACCCGGCATTTAATAATGCAAATGACTGGCAAGGCATGTTTTTCCAGACAGGGATCATTCAGAATTATGACCTTTCTGCTTCTGGCGGTGTTGAAAATATCAATTACCGTTTCAGTGGAAACTATTATAATGAAGAAGGGATCATCAAAGGAAGTGGATTCAAAAGGTATACGATGTCTGGTTCAATGGGCGTGAAATTAAATGAAAAACTGCGGACGGATTTGGTGTTCAGATTGTCAAGGGGAGATCGTTCCCGCTCACGCGGACAGGCTCCATGGGAAAACCCACTTCCGATTAATGCGGGTACATTTCCGACATCGTTATTGTACATCAGTCCTTCTGACCGGGCTAATTTTACAGGCGAACTGGAAACAGCAAAAGATAAAAACATCAATGACGACATTACGGCCAGTCTAAGTCTGGATTATGATATTTTAAAAGACCTTCATTTTCGTACACAAGGGTCCTTGCAGAGCAGTAAGGCCAATCGAGATATCTTCAGGCCAAGTATACTGGATGCAAATGATGTGTTTTATGTACAATCTTCCAGAGCCAATTATGATAATTTCAACATCGATAACCTGTTGACTTATAGTCTTAAGCCTGGTAAAGACCATAACCTGAGTTTCCTCGCGGGTAATACGGTTAACTATACCTCCCGTGAGTATACTGGTGTTGGTGGTACAGGTTTCGGAAATAATGTGATTACTACAGTAACAGGGATTGATCCGAAGAACTATGTGAAGGAAGATCCTAACGGTAACCTGATTACCGGGTCGAAAACAGAAGCTTCCGGAATGTTGTCTTTCTTTGGTCGCGTGAATTACGATTTTAAAGACCGGTATCTCTTCTCCGTGAGTTATCGTGCAGATGCCTCTTCCCGCTTTGGTAAAAACTACAGATGGGCCTATTTTCCTGCAGTTTCAGCCGGATGGGTGGTGTCTGATGAACCATTTATGAAATCGACAGAAAATTGGTTGTCTTCCCTGAAAGTAAGGGGTAGTTATGGGGTGTCAGGAAATCTGCCTGGTGATTATTATGCTCCTTTCAATTCTTATCTGATCGGGCAGGGTGGTTATAATGGCTCGGGGCAAGTTAATACTTATAATGGGGTTAATGCAGTAACGGTTAATCCGAATTCGATTACTCAGGATAACCTGACCTGGGAACGCTCGATTCAATCGAACATCGGTGTGGATGCAGAATTTTTTAAAGGAAGATTAATGATCACCGCAGACGCTTACAACCGCGGGACTTCAGATATTTTTTTCGACTTAAATCTACCAGTAACGAGCGGTTATGCTAAAGTCAAAACAAATGCTGTAGACATCCGAAATTTAGGCATTGATTTAAATCTGAGCGGGAGGGTGTTTAATACAGACAGTAAATTCCAATGGAATCCAAGACTGATCATGTCGTTTAACAAAAATCAGATTGTCTCCCTGCCGGATGGCAACAGAGATATCATGGTTACCGACAACAATACCGGAACCACCTTCATCCTTACTAAAGGACGCCCTATTTACGAGTTTTTCCTGGTTAAATCTCAAGGTGTTTATTCTACAAAAGATCAGATTCCTTTTGATCCGCGTACCGGCGATCTGATCACTTACTGGAACGGATCGGTAACTGCACAACCAGGTTCTTACCGTTGGATTGATCAGAATTTCGATTATGACGTATGGGATCATTTTGATAAAGTAAGGGTAGGTAACCCTAATCCAAGGGTAACAGGTGGTTTTAGCAATACTTTCACCTATAAAAACTTCTCTCTGGAAGTATATACCACCTTTGTTTTGGGAAGAGAGGTATACAACACTTATATCTCCGGTCTGTTAGACAGGTACAAACAATTGGGTACATTTTCTCAAACCGGTTTACTTGACCTCAACAAATTGCCCATCTGGCGTCAACCTGGCGATAATGCCAAGTATGCGGATTTGAACCCTTATGGAAATTATTATTACCAGTTCAATAACTTCTCCTCTGCTTATATGGAGAATGGAAACTATGCTAAGATCAAATACATCAACCTGGCCTATAATTTCCCAGCTAAGGTGCTGGAGCGGTTTAAGTTGAAACGTTTGCAGGTATATACCATTATTGACAATGTGTACTCTTTCCAGAAATCAACTTTGCCTGATGTAGAAGCCGTAAATGAGTTGGGTGTTTATTCTGGCGATAGCTATCCTGTGCCAAGAAAGTTCACTTTCGGTTTGCAGGCCAGCTTTTAA
- a CDS encoding acyl-CoA reductase translates to MPMLTAEKLIIAFKKLSHFVANPDPEFKNLILSASNSNAWFSPEEVEKALKALHDMLNESDIETWFKGIKISETPKKVGLILAGNIPMVGFHDVISVLATGNIALIKLSSSDDKLLPALFKRLIAIEPLLADRIIYVERLKDFEAVIATGSNNTSRYFEFYFGKVPNIIRKNRNSVAVLTGKESKEEITVLGHDIFDYFGLGCRNVSKLYIPEDYDIKYFYEPLEPFQPIINHFKYNNNYDYNKSIYLVNAATHYDNGFLLLKEDVNMVSPLAVLYYERYQNIEEVQERLNQEAENIQCVVSNADLKVNTVVLEPGQSQHPRLWDYADNVNTIDFLNKI, encoded by the coding sequence ATGCCAATGCTTACTGCTGAAAAACTAATTATTGCATTCAAAAAACTTAGTCACTTTGTTGCCAATCCCGATCCTGAGTTCAAAAATTTAATTTTATCGGCTTCAAACAGCAATGCCTGGTTCAGTCCGGAAGAAGTGGAAAAGGCGCTTAAAGCCTTACATGATATGTTAAATGAATCCGATATCGAGACCTGGTTCAAAGGCATTAAAATCAGCGAAACGCCAAAAAAGGTAGGATTGATTTTAGCCGGAAATATTCCAATGGTAGGTTTTCATGATGTGATTTCGGTGCTTGCTACCGGAAATATAGCATTGATAAAGCTGTCTTCATCAGATGACAAGTTACTTCCAGCCTTATTTAAACGCCTGATTGCAATAGAACCTTTACTCGCTGACCGCATTATTTATGTAGAGCGACTTAAAGATTTTGAGGCCGTAATCGCTACAGGAAGCAACAATACCTCCAGGTATTTCGAATTTTATTTTGGCAAGGTTCCCAATATCATCAGAAAAAACAGAAATAGCGTTGCTGTGCTGACCGGAAAGGAAAGCAAGGAAGAAATTACCGTGCTGGGTCATGATATCTTTGATTATTTTGGCTTAGGATGCAGAAATGTATCGAAGCTTTACATTCCTGAAGATTATGATATCAAATATTTCTATGAGCCATTGGAACCTTTTCAGCCGATCATTAACCATTTCAAGTACAATAACAATTACGATTATAACAAATCCATTTATCTGGTAAATGCAGCCACACATTATGACAATGGATTTTTACTGTTGAAAGAGGATGTAAATATGGTTTCGCCCCTTGCTGTTTTATATTACGAACGGTATCAAAATATAGAAGAGGTTCAGGAAAGGTTAAACCAGGAGGCGGAAAACATTCAATGCGTGGTTTCAAACGCAGATTTGAAAGTGAACACTGTAGTATTGGAGCCGGGTCAGAGTCAGCATCCCCGGTTATGGGACTATGCAGATAATGTAAATACGATTGACTTCCTGAACAAAATATAA
- a CDS encoding fructose-6-phosphate aldolase, whose product MYVIKVKGIAKIPDYVQLRDDKFTLLAYFRVDRPDKSLDKLGLGDKLPYIMNFVNDLPFGQIAKLDI is encoded by the coding sequence ATGTATGTAATCAAAGTAAAAGGCATTGCCAAAATTCCTGACTATGTGCAGTTGAGGGATGATAAATTCACTTTACTGGCCTATTTCAGGGTCGACAGACCTGACAAATCTCTGGATAAATTAGGCCTAGGCGATAAATTGCCCTATATAATGAATTTTGTTAATGATTTGCCTTTCGGACAAATTGCTAAATTAGATATTTAA
- a CDS encoding fasciclin domain-containing protein has product MKNKLIYILTFFGLCLMVTACKKNDYIIGGDVHDPRVNMTTYDFLKSKPLFDTLSILIDKAGMKEEINGNTTFFAPTDYSVAELLARRTRIIQLKYNNENIRYTLDSLPIPELRDSLRSHLFAGAINRENLSLGDKLFKSKSNEDFSILLTETNDYTGLLTTKPQYLYLVKVRNGLDLKLANGEPDPSIPDEDKDIKELAQTSGIITTNGILHVLHNKHKFYW; this is encoded by the coding sequence ATGAAAAATAAACTAATATACATCTTAACCTTCTTTGGGCTTTGTCTTATGGTGACAGCCTGTAAGAAGAATGACTATATCATTGGAGGCGATGTCCATGACCCGAGGGTTAACATGACCACTTATGATTTTCTGAAAAGCAAACCTTTATTCGATACATTGTCTATACTCATCGACAAAGCAGGAATGAAAGAAGAGATCAACGGTAATACCACTTTTTTTGCACCTACAGACTACTCTGTAGCAGAACTGCTGGCACGTCGTACAAGAATTATTCAATTGAAATACAACAATGAAAACATCAGGTATACCCTGGATAGTCTTCCTATACCGGAGTTAAGAGATTCATTACGTTCCCATCTTTTTGCAGGCGCTATTAACAGGGAGAATCTTTCTCTGGGAGATAAGTTGTTTAAAAGCAAGTCTAATGAAGATTTTTCAATTTTACTGACAGAAACAAACGATTATACAGGACTGTTAACCACCAAACCTCAGTACCTCTATCTGGTGAAAGTAAGAAATGGATTGGATCTGAAGTTAGCTAATGGTGAGCCAGATCCCTCTATTCCGGATGAGGATAAAGACATTAAGGAGCTGGCCCAGACTTCAGGAATTATTACAACAAATGGAATCCTGCATGTTCTGCACAACAAGCACAAATTTTACTGGTAA
- a CDS encoding RagB/SusD family nutrient uptake outer membrane protein, whose translation MNLLKYRIVSIFLLGGLLSGGLVSCKKLLDLKPEGSVYESVYWKTESDATSGLMGAYSLLRRSLTLGGQGMSNFVYGDFTTGVLVEGGDYALNFLVKGDQYYGTGIAVDDFRGDYIEDFQDWSPYFRTITQANTVIEKVSKMPESAFKNPANKRKIIGEAYFIRAYTYFYMVRIWGDVPLVLQYDPDPVSSKNIQRSPEAVVLDSCAADMNKAKGLMSWNSGGDHAVRADKGAAFALLAHVNRWKYFVTKETDQSLLTKAVAAIDSITASGKYELVPAVNFDKLFKGRSSEGIFEINTSADQMEFQAGAGFYRYTLGAPYLPGKAKSTIFDSDVINAFFTDSDDARYEYYFDRNKVEDIILTKYIGKNNQNRVFLNASNTSSGFVDCNISIFRLAEMKLLRAECNELLGRSGEALTDLNDVKRRSNVGNYSGADLKTEIFEETFRELFCEGHSWYDMVRNKRLVEYLDRFPQARFDEEGWKWPIARSLFVTNKDLAQNKYWIGRLR comes from the coding sequence ATGAATTTATTAAAATATAGAATAGTAAGCATTTTCCTTTTAGGAGGACTGCTTTCCGGAGGATTGGTTTCCTGTAAAAAACTATTAGATCTTAAGCCTGAAGGTTCGGTATATGAAAGTGTATATTGGAAAACGGAGAGCGATGCCACTTCGGGATTGATGGGCGCTTATTCCCTGCTTCGCCGGTCACTAACGCTTGGTGGCCAGGGAATGTCAAATTTCGTGTATGGTGATTTTACGACAGGTGTACTTGTAGAAGGTGGGGATTATGCGCTGAACTTTTTAGTCAAAGGAGATCAGTACTATGGAACCGGAATTGCTGTGGATGACTTCCGAGGAGATTATATAGAGGACTTTCAAGACTGGAGTCCTTATTTCAGAACAATCACCCAGGCCAATACAGTGATAGAGAAAGTAAGCAAAATGCCGGAAAGTGCTTTCAAGAATCCGGCGAATAAACGTAAAATTATTGGTGAGGCCTATTTTATCCGTGCCTATACTTATTTTTATATGGTAAGGATTTGGGGAGATGTACCATTGGTGCTTCAATATGACCCGGATCCTGTATCTTCTAAAAATATCCAGCGTAGCCCGGAAGCTGTTGTGTTAGATTCCTGTGCAGCAGATATGAATAAGGCTAAAGGCTTGATGAGCTGGAATTCGGGCGGCGATCATGCAGTGAGGGCTGACAAGGGGGCTGCATTTGCCTTGCTGGCACATGTGAACAGATGGAAATATTTTGTAACTAAAGAAACGGATCAATCTTTATTGACTAAGGCTGTGGCCGCAATTGATTCCATTACTGCTTCTGGCAAGTATGAATTGGTGCCGGCAGTTAATTTTGACAAGCTTTTCAAAGGGAGATCATCAGAAGGTATTTTTGAAATTAATACCAGTGCTGACCAAATGGAATTTCAGGCCGGTGCCGGTTTTTACCGATATACGCTTGGAGCGCCCTACCTTCCAGGTAAAGCGAAATCGACAATTTTTGATAGTGATGTGATCAACGCCTTTTTTACCGATTCTGATGATGCCCGTTATGAATATTATTTTGACCGCAATAAAGTAGAAGATATCATCCTGACTAAGTATATCGGAAAGAATAACCAGAACAGGGTTTTTCTAAATGCGTCAAATACTTCCAGCGGATTTGTCGATTGTAACATCAGTATTTTCCGACTGGCAGAAATGAAGCTTTTAAGGGCAGAATGTAACGAATTACTTGGTCGTTCTGGCGAAGCTTTAACCGATCTTAATGATGTAAAAAGGAGGTCAAATGTGGGTAATTATTCAGGTGCTGATCTGAAAACAGAAATTTTTGAAGAAACATTCAGAGAGTTGTTCTGTGAAGGTCATTCCTGGTATGATATGGTGAGGAATAAAAGATTAGTAGAATACCTGGATCGTTTTCCTCAGGCCAGATTTGATGAAGAAGGTTGGAAATGGCCTATTGCGAGGTCTCTGTTTGTAACGAATAAAGATCTGGCTCAAAATAAATACTGGATTGGCAGATTAAGGTAA